The Actinomycetota bacterium genome contains the following window.
GGCAAGACCCTCAGTGAGGCCTACGGTCTCCTTGGCAACTTGGAGACAACGGTGGTCGTCGTGTTCCCGGCTGCTGAGACCACTGGCGTCGTCCCAGCACACACCACAGCGGGCGTGTTCAAGCCCGAGCATGTCACACGGTTCTCGATCGACAATCGCCCGCTTCCGCTGGCAGAGGTCTCGAAGCCCGGACGGGACGGCTTCGAGCACTCGATCGTGGAGCAGTCGCCGCAGCCTGGGACGCCGCTGGAGGGACTGGCCATGATCACGCTCAGGCCAGGCCCGCATCCGGGCAGCGCCACAACGCTGTGGCTGGTGGGCCATCGGACGTACGTCGAGGACAACGGAGCTGCACCATGCTTCGACTGTCACGACGAAGAAGCGTGCGGCCACTGCCATACGCGTGTATCGGATTGACCCTGACGCCTGCTCGTCGAACCCCGGCATCGAGCGGACGGCGGAAGCGCTAGGATGAACATGCGCGGCGAAACCCGCCGCTCATGCCGTAACACGTTGATGCACAGGAGAGACGATGGCGTTTTCCGAGTTCGAGCTGAGGCTGATCGATTCCACAGTCGGCGATCTGTGTAGACGCAACTCGCCCGCCCGCGTCGCAGACCAGCTTCGGACGGTGTACGACATCGAGGGACACGCCGTCACCATCTTCGAGGAGCGCCCGGATTGGATGGACTCCTCCCTTCCCTGGATGCGCAACCCGGTCGCCCGACTGCGCTTCTATCGGTCGCGGGGTGAATGGGTGCTGTACTGGATGCCTTCAGATCTCAAGTGGCACGCGTAT
Protein-coding sequences here:
- a CDS encoding DUF3024 domain-containing protein, yielding MAFSEFELRLIDSTVGDLCRRNSPARVADQLRTVYDIEGHAVTIFEERPDWMDSSLPWMRNPVARLRFYRSRGEWVLYWMPSDLKWHAYEPADDISDIRKLVAIVEQDAHCAFFG